The DNA segment GGCCAAGTTTAACCCTTCGGTTTTCAATCCTTACCTCAACCCCCCGGCCGATCAGATCCCGGGCATAGCCCAGTAAGAAGGCATTAATGGGTGTTTGAATCCGTATATCCGGATCCAGGGTCTTTTTAACCAAGGATGAGTAGAAGCCCCGCTCGTAGACCAGATCGCTGTCAACCCAGGCCACCAGTTGGTGAACCAAGGCGGTCTCTGCCTCAAAGTTGCGCCGCAGAACACAGGGCTGTCCCTGGGAATCACGGGACTCGGCTTCCATGGCCTGATCCTGATACCCAACCTCCCAACCCGGATAGGCAAAGCGGATGAACAACTCGGTTCCTTCCCCGTCGCCCTGAACCAACACCACCAACGCCGGTCTCGGGGAAACTACATCACGATCTTCAGCACTGAACTGAATATCAATCCGCTGGGAGAGCCCCTCAGCCCTGCATCGTGCCACCATTTCTTCAATCATATCCGCAGAGAACCAGGTCTCTTGGGTGAATCTCAGCTCCTGGAGGAGACGGATCTCACGGTACCAGCCGTCGGCAAAACAGAGCCAATTCCGGTCCTGTTGGTACCAATAGATCAATCCCCGGCGGGTCACAAATTCAAGAGCAGCCATTCCGCCCAGTGCCCGGGCCCCCTCATCGAATCTCCAGGTAAACACCGGCCGGTAGGGTGCCTCCCCCTGGGGACTCACCTCTTCCCGCAGAAACCTCACCTGCAGCGCCTGTACATGGACAATCCGCAGGGGAATGTCCTCATCACCAAAATAGATCGGCAGCCGGATCGAGGGATCATCCAGAATCTCGTCCAAGGACTCCAGCACCTCCTCCAGAGGCTGAGCCGAACGGCCGTCCCGGGTGAGGTAGAACAGCAGTTCTTCTTGGGCATCCGGCAGGGCTTCGGCTATCTCCCCCGCAGAGTACGGCTCATACTGCCAAACCCCGCCATGCTGGGACCGGTACACGGCCTCCAACCAATATTCTCCGCGCCGGTGAACCACCCGGAACATGAGCTGTTTTGGCCCGGATCGTTCCGGTGCTTCCCCTGCCCCACCCGGCGACAGCACGGGCTTCTCCCTGCCTCTATCAGCCCCATGCTCCGGCTCACTCTCCTTCTCTGGTGTTTCCGCCGGGGTTTCATCCTCCGTTTTTTTTAGGTCTGGGGTGATTCCAATGTCCCACCCTCCCCGAGCTCCGGGCCTAACCGGTTCTTCTCCGGGCTTCTGTTTGAATCCCCCTGCTCCTGGGCCCCTCCCAGCTCCGGTTCCCGCTGGTGCAGCCTCTCCGAAGAGATCGAACTGCAGTCCCTCAGAACCCCCGGGGTCCGGTATTTCCCCCTGGTCTTCCCTCCTATCCAGGAGATCCTGGAGATGGCTCTCAGACCATGGTACCACTCCTAATTTCTCGTAGAATGCGTATACCATCAATGCCCCGGAATGAACACATGGCTTTGATGCACCACACTCGCAGTCCCAAGAAAACTCCTCCTGCCCGAACCTCAAACACACCCCATAGGGCATAGGATGCGCCGGATCAAAAACCAGGGCAGACACCTCCCTGGCCTGTACAATTACGTTATGGACCCGGCGATCCCGGATAAAGCGGAGAGCCCGGCTCAGACCTCCACGCCGCACAAAATCCGCAGCCTGATGGATTCGATAGGATGTCACCATGATATTCCTTGGTTCCTCATAAGCTCCTGCATATGTTCCGGCACCGGGGCAATAAACTCCCGGGATTGCCCCAGCTGATCCCGGAACCCCATGCGCCAGCTGTGTAATGCCTGGTAGTCCGTCCGCATCTCCTGGATATCCCGGGGAGTCAGGGTTCTCTGGATCCACCGGGTATACCAATGAGGATCCCTGCCGTAGAGCTTATCCCCCACGACAGGCAGTCCCAGGGAAGAAAGGGTGCTGCGGATCTGATGGGTCTTTCCCGTAACGAGCCGAGCCCGCAGAAGGCTGATTTCACGTCCGCATTCTAGGGGTTCAATGAGGGTGCTGCAGGGCTCTCCTTCGGGCGAACCACCGGACTCCGGGATAAAGAGACGCTTTTTAGCGATAGGCGAGGACTCGTCCCGATAGAGCCGCCCGGTACATTCTATAATTCCACGGTGACTCCCCAAGGCCGCCGTGAGCGCTTGGCGCCCCCCCTCAACCAACACCAGATAGTCTTTTTCAAGACCGCCCCCTCTGAACAACCCGTTCCAGAACCGGGTGGCCTCCTGGGTCAAGGAAACAACCATGCATCCCGAGGTTTCCCGGTCCAGTCGGTGCATGAGGGTCAGGGTGGGGTACTGCTTTTTCAGCTGGTACCATAGGGTATTACTGTAAAAACGCCCACCAGGATGTACAGGCCAGGAAGCTGGTTTATTTACCACCAGGTACCCGTCCTCCTGGGATAGAATCCGAATCTGGCCATGGACCTCCGGCTCGGTCTCCCGCCGGACCTCGGTAATAATTACCATACCCGGAAGCACCGGTTCCATAGAAGTGCAGCTGCGGCTCATCTTCAGGGCTTCTGCTTTATCAGCCCGTTTTGCCGTTTCCACATCCCGGGGTTCCATTACCCGTACCCGGCCATCCTCAATCGCCCGGCTCCAATACTCCCGATCCCGGGAGGGAAAACGCTGAACCATCCATTCAAGCAGGGGTATGCCTGCCTGCTGATCGACCCGGATAGAAAGGTATTTTGGCGGCACTGACGGGGAGGTTTTCATGGGGATTCATAATACCGCAAAAGAACCCTTTGTATCCATACAAATCTGCATCCTTATGTGCTACATTTTTGTATCTACTTTCGCCTTTTTATACGTTAACGTAGCAATCGAATCACCCTACCAAAACCATGGACCAATACCGGCTGCCTAAGCCCACCCTTCCGTCCAGCAGCCGCGACCCTAACTCGCTCCAATGCAGAGAGATAGAGATCTGCAACCTACAATGAAAAAAACTTCCCCAGATTTGTATTAAATGTGGTGATCCTGGCACGGCATTTGCTTTTATGTCCCCGGAGGAAATATGGACGTTCTCATTGTTGACGATTCATCAATCATTCGACGCACCATTGAAATGGTAGTCCATAGCCTGGGGATGCGGGTTGTCGGGCAAGCGGGCGACGGACTTACGGCTCTGGCCCTATTGGACAGCTTTCAACCCCAGTTAATCACCCTGGATATCACCATGCCCAGAATGGACGGTCTTGAATGCCTTCGGGAAATCATGGAAGCCAACCCGGCACACCGCGTCCTGGTCATCTCCGCCCTGCGGGATCCCAGCACGGGGTTACAGGCCCTGAAGACCGGAGCAAAGGGGTTTCTTCCAAAACCCTTCACCAAGGAATCTCTGGCCACGGAGCTGAAGAGGATAGCCTATGAATGAACAGGAATTACAAGGGTTTATTTCAGTAATAACCCGGTATTTTGAGCAGACGACCCGCCAGAGTGCGGAGATGCAGGTGCCCTTCGTACTGACCGGCAAGCCTATCATCCTCGATGTAACCGGCGCCATCGGTATCAGCGGCGCCCGCCGTGGGGCCATCTATTTTACCGCCCCGGCGGCTATGATATCCGCCCTATCCCAGCATCTCCTCGGGAGTCCTGTGGAGCTCAGGGACGACCTCATTGATCTGACCGGAGAGATCTGCAACACCATTGCCGGCAATATGCGGGAACAGTTCGGCAGCTCTTTCATGATCTCAGTACCCATCATTATTCATGGATCGGGGGAACAGATCCGTCTGCACCTCCGGGAGCCGGTCTTTATCATCCCCCTGGCGTGGCAGGGTCTTACTGCGTACCTTGCGATTGGATTGGAGTAACGTATGACAGACAACCTGATTGACATCCTTTGGATCATTATTGCTTCGGGACTGGTTTTCATTATGCAAGCCGGTTTCGCCATGGTCGAATCCGGCCTCACCCGGTCGAAGAACTCAATAAACGTGGCCATAAAAAACCTTACCGACCTGGGAGTTTCGGTCATCGCATACTGGCTCTTCGGTTTTGCCTTGATGTTCGGCAGGAGTTTTTCGGGGCTGATAGGCACAGACAACTTCTTTGTTTCCATCGGCTTCGCTGGAGCCGGGGCGTGGACCGCGGTTTTCTTTCTCTTCCAGGCAATGTTCTGCTCCACCGCCGCCACCATTGTATCCGGGGCGGTAGCAGAGCGAATGCGCTACGGCTCCTATATTATTTCCACCATTCTCTTATCGGCGATTATTTACCCTATCTACGGGCACTGGGTCTGGGGAAGCTTTCATAACGGATTACATCCCGGTTGGCTTGAGTCTCTCGGTTTTGTGGATTTTGCAGGTTCTACCGTGGTTCACAGCGTGGGCGGCTGGATAGCCCTGGCGGCCCTGCTCATCCTCGGCCCCAGGACGGGACGGTTTGACGATGAAGGCAAACCCCGGAAAATCCCCGGCAGCAATATTCCCATGGTGGTGTTGGGAGTACTGCTGCTCTGGTTCGGGTGGTTCGGCTTCAACGGGGGAAGTACCCTCGCCTTAAATA comes from the Spirochaeta lutea genome and includes:
- a CDS encoding chemotaxis protein CheX, producing the protein MNEQELQGFISVITRYFEQTTRQSAEMQVPFVLTGKPIILDVTGAIGISGARRGAIYFTAPAAMISALSQHLLGSPVELRDDLIDLTGEICNTIAGNMREQFGSSFMISVPIIIHGSGEQIRLHLREPVFIIPLAWQGLTAYLAIGLE
- a CDS encoding RluA family pseudouridine synthase; this translates as MKTSPSVPPKYLSIRVDQQAGIPLLEWMVQRFPSRDREYWSRAIEDGRVRVMEPRDVETAKRADKAEALKMSRSCTSMEPVLPGMVIITEVRRETEPEVHGQIRILSQEDGYLVVNKPASWPVHPGGRFYSNTLWYQLKKQYPTLTLMHRLDRETSGCMVVSLTQEATRFWNGLFRGGGLEKDYLVLVEGGRQALTAALGSHRGIIECTGRLYRDESSPIAKKRLFIPESGGSPEGEPCSTLIEPLECGREISLLRARLVTGKTHQIRSTLSSLGLPVVGDKLYGRDPHWYTRWIQRTLTPRDIQEMRTDYQALHSWRMGFRDQLGQSREFIAPVPEHMQELMRNQGISW
- a CDS encoding response regulator produces the protein MDVLIVDDSSIIRRTIEMVVHSLGMRVVGQAGDGLTALALLDSFQPQLITLDITMPRMDGLECLREIMEANPAHRVLVISALRDPSTGLQALKTGAKGFLPKPFTKESLATELKRIAYE